In Mycobacterium sp. JS623, one genomic interval encodes:
- a CDS encoding SDR family NAD(P)-dependent oxidoreductase: MDLGLAGSTAVVTGGSKGMGLAIAETLAAEGASVAVMARGAAALDAAVEKLRAAGAPDAVGIRVDMADPASIVAGFAFVADLWGQLNSLVHTIGPGDGYFEDMDDSDWDAAFALGTMSGVRSIRAALPMLRAADWARIVTLSAHSIQRQNPRIVAYTASKAALSSVTKNLSKSLAKDGILVNCVCPGTIVTASFTENLKDILAADGLDASNPHDVMTWIDRHFHQPCDLGRAGLPEEIASITAYLVSKRNGYVTGATVNVDGGSDFV, from the coding sequence ATGGACCTAGGGCTAGCCGGATCAACAGCCGTCGTCACAGGCGGAAGTAAGGGCATGGGGTTGGCCATCGCTGAAACCTTGGCAGCCGAGGGAGCCAGCGTCGCTGTGATGGCGCGCGGCGCCGCCGCGCTCGATGCTGCAGTGGAAAAACTCAGGGCCGCAGGCGCTCCTGATGCCGTGGGCATCAGGGTAGACATGGCCGATCCCGCGTCCATCGTTGCGGGGTTTGCTTTCGTCGCCGATCTGTGGGGTCAACTCAACAGCCTGGTGCACACGATCGGCCCCGGCGATGGGTATTTCGAGGACATGGACGACAGCGATTGGGATGCTGCCTTCGCGCTCGGGACCATGTCGGGTGTGCGCTCAATTCGTGCTGCACTGCCTATGCTGCGCGCGGCCGACTGGGCGCGCATCGTGACCCTGTCCGCGCATTCCATTCAGCGGCAGAATCCACGGATCGTCGCCTACACCGCGTCAAAGGCCGCACTGTCCAGCGTCACCAAGAACTTGTCCAAAAGCCTTGCCAAGGATGGCATTCTGGTCAACTGCGTGTGCCCGGGCACCATCGTGACCGCGAGCTTCACCGAAAACCTCAAGGACATTCTCGCTGCCGACGGTCTTGATGCGTCGAATCCGCACGATGTGATGACGTGGATCGACAGGCACTTCCACCAGCCGTGCGATCTCGGCCGCGCCGGCCTTCCGGAGGAAATTGCGTCGATCACGGCTTACCTGGTGTCGAAACGCAACGGATACGTCACGGGGGCAACGGTGAACGTCGACGGGGGCTCGGACTTCGTGTAA
- a CDS encoding alpha/beta fold hydrolase, producing the protein MVGEAGLSGDDAGSGIEPPVEPRVRRALGLLERFAPALGSRWAVELWCTPPDVEASLRMPPGVPASVPVEATWSGHRIAGESWGGGPTVYLVHGWGGCRAHLGVFVKPLVEAGHRVIAFDLPSHNESEPGDLAPGRTTIVECAEAVRAFVRAHGPARAIVAHSLGAKAAALAVSRGAQVERLVFLAPMGDFSWYLDIFADRHGFGPRILSGLHRRLDRRIGMPLFDTDISRVAATLDDPPPLLVVHDPDDPDSPYDMSQKIVDVWPGSTLVTTRGLGRLAHYRILRHRPAINAGLEFIGRATAEAREPAAATNRAGEVTPRN; encoded by the coding sequence ATGGTCGGCGAAGCCGGATTATCCGGGGACGATGCAGGGTCTGGCATTGAGCCGCCCGTCGAGCCGCGGGTTCGCCGCGCGCTCGGGCTGCTCGAGCGATTCGCGCCCGCGCTTGGTTCCAGGTGGGCCGTCGAGTTGTGGTGCACACCGCCGGACGTAGAAGCGAGCTTGCGCATGCCGCCGGGCGTGCCCGCGAGCGTGCCTGTCGAGGCAACGTGGTCTGGACACCGAATCGCGGGGGAGTCCTGGGGTGGCGGCCCGACCGTGTATCTGGTGCACGGATGGGGCGGATGCCGCGCGCATCTCGGCGTCTTCGTGAAACCGCTTGTCGAAGCGGGCCACCGGGTCATCGCCTTCGACCTGCCCAGCCATAACGAGTCAGAACCGGGTGACCTCGCGCCAGGACGCACAACGATCGTCGAATGTGCCGAAGCGGTGAGAGCATTCGTGCGCGCGCACGGACCGGCGCGTGCGATCGTGGCGCATTCCCTTGGCGCCAAGGCCGCCGCACTCGCGGTGTCGCGGGGCGCCCAGGTCGAACGTCTGGTGTTTCTGGCACCGATGGGCGACTTCTCTTGGTACCTGGACATTTTCGCCGATCGCCACGGCTTTGGACCGCGCATCCTCAGTGGGCTGCATCGCCGCCTCGACCGACGGATAGGTATGCCGCTGTTCGATACCGATATCAGCCGAGTGGCCGCAACTCTCGACGATCCGCCGCCCCTTCTGGTGGTCCACGACCCCGATGACCCCGACAGTCCGTACGACATGAGCCAGAAAATCGTCGACGTTTGGCCAGGGTCGACGTTGGTGACCACGCGCGGGCTCGGACGCTTGGCCCACTATCGCATCCTGCGGCACCGCCCCGCGATCAACGCCGGTCTCGAATTCATCGGCCGTGCCACCGCCGAAGCGCGCGAACCCGCCGCCGCGACAAACAGAGCCGGCGAGGTAACGCCGAGGAACTGA
- a CDS encoding fatty acid desaturase family protein → MAITDIKQYAHLTAEDVEQLATELDAIRSDIEESRGERDSRYIRRTIQLQRALAAGGRVALFASKNKVAWVVGTAMLAAAKIIENMELGHNIIHGQWDWMNDPEIHSTEWEWDTTSPSVHWKKSHNFIHHKYTNVVGMDDDIGYGIMRLTRDQRWERWMIGNPIYNVLLGTLFEWGVALHGVETTKYRRGEKSMEEVRKDLRIIGKKVGKQVGKDYIVFPALTGPNWKHTLGANAVANLIRNYWSYMVIFCGHFPDGAEKFTKDEFENETQAEWYLRQMLGSANFHAGPAMAFMSGNLCYQIEHHLFPDLPSNRYAEISERVQALCEKYDLPYTTGPLLRQYAQSFWTIAKLALPDKLLKATADDAPETNSELKFRIRDGVRESFGVDHLTGKRRGLRTALRELQTGAMASG, encoded by the coding sequence ATGGCTATCACCGACATCAAGCAATACGCACACCTGACCGCCGAGGACGTCGAGCAACTCGCGACGGAACTGGACGCGATCCGAAGCGACATCGAGGAATCGCGCGGTGAGCGCGACTCCCGGTACATCCGACGTACCATCCAACTGCAGCGGGCGTTGGCCGCCGGCGGCCGCGTGGCTTTGTTCGCGAGCAAGAACAAGGTGGCCTGGGTCGTTGGCACAGCGATGCTGGCCGCGGCGAAGATCATCGAGAACATGGAACTCGGCCACAACATCATTCACGGCCAATGGGATTGGATGAACGATCCGGAGATCCATTCCACCGAATGGGAGTGGGACACCACCTCGCCGAGCGTGCATTGGAAGAAGTCGCACAACTTCATTCATCACAAGTACACAAACGTCGTCGGGATGGACGACGACATCGGCTACGGCATCATGCGTCTCACCCGAGACCAACGCTGGGAACGGTGGATGATCGGCAACCCGATCTACAACGTGCTGCTTGGAACCTTGTTCGAATGGGGCGTCGCTCTGCACGGTGTGGAAACAACGAAGTACCGCCGGGGCGAGAAGTCGATGGAGGAGGTTCGCAAGGATCTGCGGATCATCGGCAAGAAAGTCGGCAAGCAGGTCGGCAAGGACTACATCGTCTTCCCCGCTCTGACCGGACCGAACTGGAAGCACACCTTGGGCGCCAACGCCGTCGCCAATCTGATCCGCAATTACTGGTCCTACATGGTGATCTTCTGCGGGCACTTCCCCGACGGTGCAGAGAAGTTCACCAAAGATGAGTTCGAGAACGAGACTCAAGCCGAATGGTATCTGCGACAGATGCTGGGCTCGGCGAACTTTCACGCGGGGCCGGCGATGGCGTTCATGAGTGGCAACCTGTGTTATCAGATCGAACACCACCTGTTTCCCGACCTGCCTAGCAACAGGTATGCAGAAATCAGCGAACGCGTCCAGGCGCTCTGCGAGAAGTACGACCTGCCATACACGACCGGGCCTCTGCTGCGCCAATACGCGCAGTCGTTCTGGACCATCGCCAAGCTCGCATTGCCCGACAAGCTACTGAAGGCAACTGCCGATGACGCTCCCGAAACGAATTCGGAGTTGAAGTTCCGCATCCGCGACGGCGTGCGGGAGAGCTTTGGTGTCGATCACCTCACGGGGAAGCGCCGAGGCCTGCGTACGGCGTTGCGCGAGTTGCAGACTGGAGCCATGGCTAGCGGATAA
- a CDS encoding mycofactocin-coupled SDR family oxidoreductase — protein MSNTVGRVAGKVAFITGAARGQGREHAVRLAEEGADIIAVDVCDDIDAAGYPGATEADLDETAALVEKLDRRIVTAKADVRDLEGLRAALQLGVDQLGRPDIVIANAGISGNPTPAASIDESAWQTTLDINLTGVMHTVKVALPHMSDGRGGSIILVSSMLGLRGGGYMAGYASAKHAVVGLMHSLANELAPQWIRVNSIHPGNILTPMLDNDHFRRTVRPDLTEPTMADATQVIGHFHMLPKPIIEARAVSNAVLFLASDESQYITGAALPVDAGAVAKF, from the coding sequence ATGTCGAACACGGTTGGCAGGGTGGCCGGCAAGGTCGCGTTCATCACGGGTGCAGCGCGCGGTCAGGGCCGCGAACACGCGGTCCGGCTCGCAGAGGAAGGTGCCGACATCATTGCCGTCGACGTGTGTGACGACATCGACGCCGCCGGATATCCGGGCGCGACGGAGGCGGATCTCGATGAGACGGCGGCTCTGGTCGAGAAGCTGGATCGGCGCATCGTCACAGCGAAGGCTGACGTCAGAGACCTCGAGGGCCTGCGCGCCGCGCTGCAGCTGGGCGTGGACCAGTTGGGCAGGCCGGATATCGTCATCGCCAACGCGGGTATCAGCGGCAACCCCACCCCTGCCGCCTCGATCGACGAGTCTGCTTGGCAGACAACGCTCGACATCAATCTGACCGGCGTCATGCACACCGTCAAAGTAGCTCTGCCCCACATGTCCGACGGCCGCGGCGGATCGATCATCCTGGTGAGCTCGATGCTCGGATTGCGCGGCGGCGGCTACATGGCCGGCTACGCCTCGGCCAAGCACGCCGTTGTCGGCCTGATGCACTCGCTCGCCAATGAGCTTGCACCGCAGTGGATCAGAGTGAATTCGATTCACCCCGGCAACATCCTGACGCCGATGCTCGACAACGACCACTTCCGTCGCACCGTGCGACCGGACCTCACCGAGCCGACGATGGCCGACGCGACACAGGTGATCGGGCACTTTCACATGCTGCCAAAACCGATCATCGAAGCCCGAGCAGTCAGCAATGCCGTCCTTTTTCTTGCCTCCGACGAGTCGCAGTACATCACGGGCGCGGCATTACCCGTCGACGCCGGAGCAGTCGCAAAGTTCTGA
- a CDS encoding YwaF family protein, with translation MLSLATQREFTAYGPSHLVVLAIFAVGAVLLVWIGRRQSEAQARVLGRVLAVLLIAAYAVALVYKLIRPDIQTSVPLQLCDVAELAAAYALWSQRHWAFALAYYWGLLLSSQALITPDVGTPAEGAPDFPHHLFLTFFTLHVLVVWAAIYLTWGQRNRPSWRDYRFTVGVTFLWAAFTFIFNAITGTNYGYLNRKPPTASVLDVLGPWPIYLLTEIAIVLAVWALMTWPWQRRSVTEPTVRSRAQEI, from the coding sequence ATGTTGTCACTGGCCACGCAGCGGGAGTTCACGGCGTACGGGCCGTCGCACTTGGTCGTGCTCGCCATATTCGCTGTGGGCGCTGTGCTTCTGGTCTGGATCGGGCGACGGCAGAGCGAAGCGCAAGCCCGCGTCCTTGGCCGCGTGCTGGCGGTTCTACTCATCGCGGCGTACGCGGTGGCGTTGGTGTACAAGCTGATCCGACCCGACATCCAAACCTCGGTGCCGCTGCAGCTGTGCGACGTCGCCGAGCTCGCGGCGGCCTACGCGCTGTGGTCCCAACGGCATTGGGCCTTCGCGCTGGCCTATTACTGGGGGCTGCTGCTGAGCTCGCAAGCGTTGATCACCCCTGACGTCGGCACGCCGGCCGAAGGTGCGCCGGATTTTCCCCACCATCTTTTCCTCACGTTTTTCACGCTGCACGTCCTCGTCGTGTGGGCCGCCATCTATCTCACGTGGGGGCAACGAAACCGGCCGAGCTGGCGTGATTACCGCTTCACGGTCGGAGTGACCTTCCTGTGGGCGGCGTTCACGTTCATCTTCAACGCGATAACGGGAACGAACTACGGCTACCTCAACCGCAAGCCGCCCACTGCATCCGTGCTTGATGTCTTGGGTCCGTGGCCGATTTATCTGCTGACCGAGATCGCGATCGTCCTTGCCGTGTGGGCGCTGATGACGTGGCCGTGGCAGCGCAGGTCAGTCACCGAGCCGACCGTGCGAAGCCGCGCGCAAGAGATCTGA
- a CDS encoding FMN-dependent NADH-azoreductase: protein MSTLLHIDSSVRGDDSVSRRLTARAADRWRAAHAGATVTYRDFGTDPIPHLDAATGPARMVAAQQRTAAQDASLALSAELIEEIKQADTVLLGLPLYNFGPPSTVKAWVDHIIALGLSIDAETHTGLLGDTDFIVLASRGGGYGPGTPREGWDHAQTWLRHALSVTGLQPQIITAELTTADADPKMAHLKPLAAESLNQALAAIDRLWTASEDAA from the coding sequence ATGTCAACCCTGCTTCACATCGATTCCTCGGTCCGAGGCGACGACTCGGTGAGTCGTCGACTGACCGCCCGCGCCGCCGATCGGTGGCGGGCCGCCCATGCCGGCGCAACGGTGACCTACCGCGATTTCGGCACCGACCCGATTCCACACCTGGATGCCGCGACCGGACCGGCGCGAATGGTGGCCGCACAGCAGCGCACCGCGGCACAAGACGCGTCGCTCGCGCTCAGCGCCGAACTGATCGAGGAAATCAAACAAGCGGACACGGTCCTGCTCGGTCTTCCGCTGTACAACTTTGGTCCGCCCAGCACGGTCAAGGCCTGGGTCGACCACATCATCGCCCTCGGGCTGTCCATCGACGCCGAGACCCATACCGGCCTGCTCGGCGACACCGACTTCATCGTGCTCGCCAGCCGCGGCGGCGGTTACGGTCCAGGCACGCCGCGCGAAGGCTGGGATCACGCGCAGACCTGGCTCCGACACGCCTTATCGGTGACCGGGCTGCAGCCGCAGATCATCACCGCCGAACTCACGACCGCCGACGCCGACCCGAAGATGGCCCATCTCAAACCGCTTGCCGCCGAGAGCCTCAACCAGGCGCTTGCCGCCATCGACCGGCTCTGGACGGCCAGCGAAGACGCCGCCTAG
- a CDS encoding WS/DGAT/MGAT family O-acyltransferase, whose translation MELISPTDSMFLIGESREHPMHVAGLQLFEPPADSGPDFVRDLHQTIVKNDDFQPTFRKHPGRLLGGIANFAWAFDDEVDIDYHLRRSAVPRPGRIRELLELTSRWHGTLLDRHRPLWETHLVEGLEDGRFAVYSKIHHALLDGISAQRLTIRSMTTDPDDREIRVPWTLGPKRAAKEPGQSRSALQSITGAVGSVASLAPSTLSVARAALLEQQLTLPFRAPKTMFNVPIGGARRVAAQSWPLARIRAIKSAAGVTVNDVVLAMCSGALRAYLIESNALPENPLVAMVPVSLRTADEQDAGGNMVGTILCNLATDTADPAKRLEAINTSMRDNKKVFAELPRPQALALSAFLMSGIALALVPGFVSSAPPPFNIVISNVPGAREPMYWKGARLDGNYPLSIALDGQALNITLTNTADNLDFGLVGCRRSVPHLQRLLIHLEDSLTDLEQAVGIAS comes from the coding sequence ATGGAACTGATCTCGCCGACCGATTCGATGTTCCTCATCGGTGAGTCCCGTGAACACCCGATGCATGTCGCGGGCCTGCAACTGTTTGAACCGCCCGCGGACAGCGGTCCCGACTTCGTCCGCGACCTTCACCAGACGATCGTCAAGAACGACGACTTTCAGCCGACTTTTCGAAAGCACCCAGGCAGGCTTCTCGGCGGGATCGCCAACTTCGCCTGGGCGTTCGACGACGAGGTGGACATCGACTACCACCTACGTAGGTCGGCGGTGCCGAGGCCAGGCCGGATTCGTGAGCTGCTCGAGCTGACGTCGCGGTGGCACGGCACACTACTCGACCGGCACCGGCCGTTGTGGGAGACGCATCTCGTCGAGGGCCTCGAAGACGGCCGCTTCGCCGTCTACTCCAAGATCCATCACGCGCTGCTCGACGGTATCTCCGCGCAACGCCTGACCATCCGGTCGATGACAACCGATCCTGACGACCGCGAGATCCGGGTGCCGTGGACACTCGGCCCGAAGCGCGCAGCGAAGGAACCGGGGCAGTCACGGTCAGCGTTGCAGTCGATCACCGGCGCGGTCGGTTCGGTCGCCTCGCTGGCCCCCTCCACTCTTTCAGTCGCGAGGGCCGCGCTGCTGGAACAGCAACTGACCCTGCCGTTTCGCGCGCCCAAGACGATGTTCAACGTGCCGATCGGGGGAGCGCGGCGGGTAGCCGCTCAGTCGTGGCCGCTCGCGCGGATCCGTGCCATCAAGTCCGCCGCCGGCGTCACCGTCAACGACGTGGTGCTGGCCATGTGCTCGGGAGCGCTTCGCGCATACCTCATCGAAAGCAACGCACTGCCCGAAAACCCTTTGGTGGCAATGGTTCCGGTCAGCTTGCGCACGGCCGACGAGCAGGATGCCGGCGGCAACATGGTCGGCACCATTCTGTGCAACCTCGCCACCGACACCGCCGACCCCGCCAAGCGACTCGAAGCGATCAACACGTCCATGCGCGACAACAAAAAGGTGTTCGCCGAGCTGCCCCGACCCCAGGCGCTCGCGTTGTCTGCGTTCCTGATGTCGGGTATTGCATTGGCGTTGGTACCCGGGTTCGTGTCGTCGGCGCCGCCGCCGTTCAACATCGTCATCTCCAACGTTCCCGGTGCGCGCGAACCGATGTACTGGAAAGGCGCCCGCCTGGACGGCAACTATCCGCTGTCCATCGCGTTGGACGGGCAAGCCCTGAACATCACGCTGACCAACACCGCCGACAACCTCGACTTCGGCCTCGTCGGCTGCCGCCGCAGCGTTCCACACCTGCAGCGCTTGCTGATTCACCTCGAGGACTCGTTGACGGACTTGGAGCAAGCCGTCGGAATCGCGAGCTGA
- a CDS encoding MerR family transcriptional regulator, which yields MATQDTTDKVSKVEPPPSDRGVYGISVAAELSGISVQSLRLYERHGLLTPERSAGGTRRYSADDLVRLQRIGELVAAGVNLAGVVRILSLEDRNAALGDRNIALEDDNAALRAGTKRAKTPNRSRR from the coding sequence ATGGCCACACAGGACACAACGGACAAGGTCAGCAAGGTCGAACCCCCGCCATCCGACCGCGGGGTCTACGGAATCTCGGTGGCTGCCGAACTGTCCGGAATCAGTGTGCAGTCGCTACGGCTCTACGAGCGTCATGGCCTACTGACTCCGGAGCGGAGCGCTGGTGGCACCCGACGCTACAGCGCAGACGACTTGGTGCGGTTGCAGCGCATCGGCGAGCTCGTCGCGGCGGGGGTCAACCTCGCCGGTGTCGTCCGCATTCTCTCGTTGGAGGACCGCAACGCCGCCCTCGGCGACCGGAATATCGCGCTCGAGGATGACAATGCCGCGCTGCGTGCTGGCACCAAGCGCGCCAAAACCCCAAACCGGTCGCGACGGTAG
- a CDS encoding PAS and ANTAR domain-containing protein gives MPMRTDRDGRDHDGTRSACLTTLQQPTAASIARRVAAALDGGSAASRVGSFSFWFADQRWEWSDEVFRMHGYEPGSVEPTTELVLSHKHPDDRQAVQDLLDHLLHTGGSFSSRHRFYDTAGDEHSVIVVADQFVDETGEVVGTRGYYVDVTQAMEENRRDVLHEALPKVVEARAEIEQAKGALRVIYGISDEQAFALLRWRSQQTNTKLRALAAQLLTELERLRAETASLRTQVDHLLLTVHERVP, from the coding sequence ATGCCAATGCGCACGGATCGTGATGGGCGTGATCACGATGGCACTCGCTCCGCGTGCCTGACGACACTGCAGCAACCCACAGCGGCCTCAATCGCACGTCGAGTCGCCGCGGCCCTAGATGGCGGTAGCGCCGCCTCGCGCGTAGGAAGCTTTAGCTTCTGGTTTGCCGATCAGCGCTGGGAGTGGTCCGACGAGGTCTTCCGAATGCACGGTTATGAGCCGGGCTCGGTCGAACCGACGACGGAGTTGGTCTTGTCGCATAAACATCCCGACGACCGCCAGGCGGTGCAGGATCTCCTCGACCATCTGCTGCATACGGGCGGCTCGTTTTCCAGTAGACATCGGTTCTACGACACCGCGGGTGATGAGCACAGCGTGATTGTGGTCGCCGACCAGTTCGTCGATGAGACAGGCGAAGTCGTGGGCACGCGCGGTTACTACGTCGACGTCACTCAGGCGATGGAGGAGAACCGGCGCGACGTCCTCCACGAAGCCCTGCCGAAGGTCGTTGAAGCCCGCGCCGAGATCGAGCAGGCCAAAGGAGCGCTGCGGGTCATCTACGGCATCAGCGATGAACAAGCCTTTGCGCTCCTTCGATGGCGATCACAGCAGACCAACACCAAGCTGCGCGCGCTGGCCGCTCAACTGCTAACCGAACTTGAACGCCTGAGAGCCGAAACAGCTTCGCTGCGAACCCAAGTCGATCATCTGCTCCTGACCGTGCACGAGCGCGTCCCATAG
- a CDS encoding TetR/AcrR family transcriptional regulator, which produces MNAPATRRRSKLAPDPDTRRALLAAASAALREHGVQGLSIAAVLQRAQLSTRAFYRHFESKDELVAAVFLDMAKTEKRRLKRKMAVASDPADAVASWIDGRLDLAFSQSIKTDLRRMSLEAQSQSFAAPELIQPAYAEMLEPLIDQIQQGLEQGVFHDVEATSAAQSIQGVVWACTERQWATGDCERAEVRERTLRFCLRGLGVMEEPRWT; this is translated from the coding sequence ATGAACGCCCCAGCGACGCGGCGGCGAAGTAAGCTCGCTCCCGATCCCGATACGCGCAGGGCGCTCCTGGCCGCAGCGTCGGCCGCCCTGCGCGAGCACGGGGTCCAGGGACTGAGCATCGCTGCAGTCCTCCAACGCGCTCAACTGAGCACTCGCGCGTTCTATCGCCATTTCGAATCGAAGGACGAGCTGGTAGCTGCGGTCTTTCTGGACATGGCGAAAACTGAAAAGCGAAGGCTTAAACGGAAAATGGCGGTCGCCAGCGATCCGGCCGACGCTGTTGCCTCCTGGATAGACGGACGTCTGGACCTCGCGTTCAGCCAGAGCATCAAAACCGATCTGCGCCGCATGTCGCTGGAGGCACAATCGCAGAGTTTCGCAGCGCCGGAGCTGATCCAACCGGCCTACGCCGAGATGCTGGAGCCACTCATCGACCAGATTCAACAGGGTCTGGAGCAGGGTGTGTTCCACGATGTCGAAGCCACAAGTGCGGCACAGTCGATCCAGGGTGTGGTGTGGGCATGCACCGAACGGCAATGGGCAACAGGCGATTGCGAGCGCGCGGAGGTCCGAGAACGCACACTCCGATTTTGTTTGCGCGGCTTGGGAGTCATGGAGGAACCGCGATGGACCTAG
- a CDS encoding MmpS family transport accessory protein, with translation MNVVKRAWIPLLVVVVVAIAGFTVYRVRGVFGSDNETTNAGAGLANHAKPFNPKRVTYEIFGPAGAVATINYLDLSAQPQEVKDATVLKDVAAQGR, from the coding sequence ATGAACGTTGTCAAACGAGCGTGGATACCGCTGTTGGTCGTGGTCGTCGTTGCGATCGCGGGATTCACCGTCTACCGCGTGCGGGGAGTGTTCGGCTCGGACAACGAAACCACCAATGCGGGCGCCGGTCTCGCGAACCACGCAAAGCCGTTCAACCCCAAACGGGTGACCTATGAGATCTTCGGGCCAGCGGGCGCCGTCGCGACCATCAACTACCTCGACCTCAGTGCACAGCCGCAGGAAGTAAAAGACGCCACGGTCCTGAAAGACGTTGCGGCGCAGGGGAGGTGA
- a CDS encoding TetR/AcrR family transcriptional regulator produces the protein MDSSTRRTRGVQRGARSQRVVEKVREATMAELARVGFPGLTVEGVAKAANVNRTTIYRRWPSKGALLLAILEPGLERFDHDPDTGSLGGDLLALMLLMGETAALPPGQAVHRAVGSTSDELKELVDTVNERALGAFRRAFDRARARGEVGPTDDTEMIAHLAFFGVVLWAETHERTASEQECRRILRVVLAPLAGSTWTPPARIDDLPH, from the coding sequence ATGGACAGTTCGACGCGGCGAACAAGGGGCGTGCAGCGCGGTGCCCGAAGCCAGCGGGTGGTCGAGAAGGTGCGCGAGGCCACCATGGCCGAACTGGCACGGGTGGGGTTCCCGGGGCTGACCGTCGAGGGAGTCGCCAAGGCGGCCAATGTCAATCGCACCACGATCTATCGGCGGTGGCCGTCCAAGGGCGCACTGCTGTTGGCCATCCTCGAGCCCGGGCTTGAACGCTTCGACCACGATCCCGATACCGGTTCGCTGGGCGGGGATCTGCTGGCCCTGATGCTCCTGATGGGAGAGACCGCGGCCTTGCCCCCGGGGCAGGCGGTCCACCGCGCGGTCGGGTCGACCTCGGACGAACTCAAGGAGCTCGTCGATACCGTGAATGAGCGTGCGCTCGGCGCCTTTCGTCGCGCCTTCGATCGCGCCCGCGCCCGAGGCGAGGTGGGACCCACCGACGACACCGAAATGATCGCGCACCTGGCGTTCTTCGGCGTCGTGCTCTGGGCGGAGACCCACGAGCGCACAGCCTCCGAGCAGGAGTGCCGCCGGATACTGCGCGTCGTGCTCGCACCTTTAGCCGGCAGCACCTGGACGCCACCCGCGCGCATAGACGACTTACCGCACTAG
- a CDS encoding nuclear transport factor 2 family protein, translated as MTATESLLAEMLDEFALRKLVHTYCRAVDRGDFATLRGLYHHDAADAHGEISTGSVDEFLTTLEASRPHIRSMQHNVTTVNFVIDGILAEGEIYTIATHTFGAGSRDVDVIVGGRYLDKYEKRDDIWKIIERTIVTDWAHVNNPSTVDLSHPITRGTLKGRPGADDPSHQFFSLFTQ; from the coding sequence ATGACGGCGACTGAGTCCTTGCTGGCGGAGATGCTCGACGAGTTCGCGCTGCGCAAGCTCGTCCATACCTACTGCCGCGCGGTGGATCGCGGCGACTTTGCGACGCTGCGTGGGCTCTACCACCACGATGCGGCGGACGCCCACGGCGAGATCTCAACGGGGTCAGTCGATGAGTTTCTCACGACGCTCGAAGCCTCGCGTCCACACATCCGATCGATGCAACACAACGTGACCACCGTGAACTTCGTGATCGACGGCATTCTCGCCGAGGGCGAGATCTACACCATCGCGACGCACACGTTCGGTGCAGGTTCTCGGGATGTCGACGTCATCGTCGGTGGGCGCTATCTCGACAAATACGAGAAGCGCGACGACATCTGGAAGATCATCGAACGCACGATCGTCACGGACTGGGCGCACGTGAACAATCCGTCGACAGTCGACCTCAGCCATCCGATAACCAGGGGCACACTCAAAGGGCGCCCCGGTGCCGATGATCCATCACACCAGTTCTTTTCGCTGTTTACCCAGTGA